A section of the Macadamia integrifolia cultivar HAES 741 chromosome 9, SCU_Mint_v3, whole genome shotgun sequence genome encodes:
- the LOC122088075 gene encoding cell division cycle protein 123 homolog: MKQAEVNRCQIHEWYPKFKSVSIKTLIHELPETFVCYLLEESGPFILPQSVSGDDALPQRIHNPDEEEDYEVSEGSGDESERPPPAPCFPELELKIKESIKAFGGAVFPKLNWSAPKDSAWITTTGTLRCTSFSEIALVLRSSDSLIHDLCHAYDSCSDKTSSRPTTFFLALRKWYPSLLPEMEFRCFVRDHRLIGISQHEVTVFYPVLQEKKHELEVLVSEFFRDNVQPRFESENYTFDVYVTRDRRVKLMDFNPWGAFTLPLLFSWEELEDSVGQEGDYIEFRIIESRCTVRPGLKTAVPYDYLDTSSGSGWDQFLRNADEEARSQAHCPEAGA; encoded by the coding sequence ATGAAGCAGGCAGAAGTTAATAGGTGCCAGATCCATGAATGgtacccaaaattcaaatctgTCTCCATCAAAACCTTAATTCATGAGCTTCCAGAGACCTTTGTGTGTTACCTTCTTGAGGAATCTGGACCTTTTATCCTTCCTCAATCTGTTTCTGGTGATGATGCCCTGCCGCAGAGAATCCACAATCCGGACGAAGAGGAAGATTATGAAGTATCAGAAGGGTCTGGAGATGAATCAGAAAGACCCCCACCTGCACCTTGCTTTCCAGAACTTGAGTTGAAGATCAAAGAATCCATCAAGGCCTTTGGTGGAGCTGTCTTCCCTAAGCTGAATTGGAGTGCACCGAAGGACTCTGCTTGGATTACCACGACAGGGACACTCCGTTGTACTTCATTTAGTGAGATTGCACTCGTTTTACGGTCTTCTGATTCTTTGATTCATGATCTTTGCCATGCTTATGATTCATGCTCTGATAAGACATCCTCAAGACCCACAACGTTCTTTCTTGCGCTTCGTAAGTGGTATCCATCCCTCCTCCCTGAGATGGAATTCCGTTGCTTTGTTAGAGATCATCGACTTATTGGTATCTCCCAGCATGAGGTCACAGTTTTCTATCCCGTTCTTCAGGAGAAGAAACATGAGCTTGAAGTGTTGGTCTCTGAATTTTTTAGGGACAATGTGCAGCCAAGATTTGAATCGGAGAATTACACATTCGATGTTTATGTGACGAGGGATCGGAGGGTTAAGCTTATGGATTTTAATCCTTGGGGTGCTTTCACTTTGCCACTGCTATTCAGTTGGGAGGAATTGGAGGACAGTGTTGGGCAGGAGGGGGATTATATTGAGTTTAGGATTATAGAGAGTAGATGTACGGTTCGGCCAGGTCTGAAGACAGCAGTTCCTTATGATTACTTGGATACAAGCTCAGGGAGTGGATGGGATCAGTTCTTGAGGAACGCGGATGAGGAAGCACGTAGTCAAGCTCACTGTCCAGAAGCTGGGGCTTAA